A window of the Lactobacillus gasseri ATCC 33323 = JCM 1131 genome harbors these coding sequences:
- a CDS encoding C69 family dipeptidase: MISPVGRSSCTSILIGKKATVDGSVIIGRNEDAKTAWPKHLAFNQHQIKKNNIFKSKDNKFQITLPNERFSYSSTPEWIDKYGVFEEDGINEYHVAMSATESAYANDRVMAVDPFDEEKGILEEAMITVVLPFIKSAREGVERLGKIVQEHGAAEADGILFADRDEAWYMEIGSGHHYVAQRIPDDSYAVVANQLAIQVIDFSDKKNFITSPGIQDFVYQNNLWPKNKPFNFRLIFGTHDDSDLTYNTPRVWSGQKLLTPSVSQDPESFDLPFIRKPDHPISIQEAQRVLSDHFNGTKYDLTNSKNEGQPAYRPIAVATTQESHLLQLRDEDMVHWLAMGIAAQSVYIPFYPQGTQVPTMFKYGKEEFTTNSAYWVFKMASVLVDRNWSKYATNLVNTQKATNLALNKLRVDYDKKLAQEKDNAKKIDLVNEANKKLADVAIKNYQKLIAKLITAQTADSPLRFKIDPNL; this comes from the coding sequence ATGATATCTCCTGTTGGACGTTCTTCTTGTACATCGATTTTAATTGGTAAAAAAGCCACTGTCGATGGCAGCGTAATTATTGGCCGTAATGAAGATGCTAAAACTGCTTGGCCAAAGCATCTTGCATTTAACCAACATCAAATAAAGAAAAATAACATTTTTAAATCAAAAGATAATAAATTTCAAATAACACTACCTAACGAACGTTTTTCTTATTCTTCTACCCCTGAATGGATAGATAAATATGGTGTATTCGAAGAAGATGGTATCAATGAATATCACGTTGCAATGAGTGCTACAGAAAGTGCTTATGCTAATGATCGTGTCATGGCTGTTGATCCTTTTGATGAAGAAAAAGGGATCTTAGAAGAAGCTATGATAACAGTTGTTCTGCCATTCATTAAATCCGCTCGAGAAGGTGTTGAACGTTTAGGTAAAATTGTTCAAGAGCATGGCGCAGCTGAAGCAGATGGAATTTTATTTGCAGATAGAGATGAAGCCTGGTATATGGAGATTGGTTCTGGTCATCATTATGTTGCTCAGCGTATTCCCGATGATTCTTATGCCGTAGTAGCTAATCAATTAGCAATTCAAGTAATTGATTTTAGTGATAAAAAGAATTTCATTACCTCTCCTGGCATTCAAGATTTCGTTTATCAAAATAATCTCTGGCCAAAGAATAAACCATTTAATTTTAGATTAATATTTGGTACACATGATGATTCTGATTTAACTTACAATACGCCACGTGTTTGGAGTGGGCAAAAACTCTTGACTCCATCAGTAAGCCAGGATCCAGAAAGTTTTGATCTACCATTTATTAGAAAACCTGATCATCCTATATCAATTCAAGAAGCGCAACGTGTTTTGAGTGATCACTTCAATGGTACAAAATATGATTTAACTAATTCTAAAAATGAAGGACAACCAGCTTACCGACCAATTGCTGTTGCTACCACTCAAGAATCTCATTTGTTGCAGCTCAGAGATGAAGATATGGTTCATTGGCTTGCAATGGGAATTGCTGCTCAAAGTGTTTACATTCCCTTCTATCCTCAAGGCACTCAAGTACCTACGATGTTTAAATACGGAAAAGAAGAATTTACTACTAATTCCGCCTATTGGGTCTTTAAAATGGCTAGCGTCTTAGTTGATCGGAATTGGAGTAAATATGCAACTAATTTAGTTAATACTCAAAAAGCAACTAATCTAGCTTTGAATAAATTACGAGTTGATTACGACAAAAAATTAGCTCAAGAAAAAGATAATGCTAAAAAAATTGATCTAGTCAATGAAGCAAACAAAAAACTAGCTGATGTTGCTATTAAGAACTATCAAAAACTAATTGCAAAACTTATCACTGCTCAAACGGCAGATTCTCCATTGAGATTTAAGATTGATCCTAATTTGTAA
- a CDS encoding glycoside hydrolase family 1 protein: MKYYHVPQDFRWGVATAANQVEGAWNEDGKGLSIADCERYDPKKAKAGYKVANDITSSEIQKAIKDKKSDGWGKRHGVNFYHTYPEDIKKLAATGINTFRTSIAWSRIFPNGDDPEPNEKGLKFYDNLFDELHKYNIEPIITLSHYEMPLNLVLNYDAWYDPKVRDYFMRFAKIVVDHFHKKVKYWIPINEIDSILRHPFSSAGLVKDRFPNKNFEKVIYQAMHNQFVAAALITKYIHENYTDLVVGSMITSTMVYPYNSDPRNSLKSVQVMRESYNFSDIQIRGNYPLNLLSKLKKLNVKITEKELKVIRDNTADFVAFSYYSSICTAFDTIGLKITKANRTEGVYNKYLPTSDWGWQIDPVGLRIILINLYDRYQKPLFIVENGLGAKDSLTESGKVHDDYRIDYLRKHIRQMLISLENDGIELMGYCMWGMTDMISASTTQMSKRYGLIYVDLDDLGNGSYRRYLKDSYFWYQKLLSFGDKIPKDYLDK; encoded by the coding sequence ATGAAATATTATCATGTCCCTCAAGACTTTAGGTGGGGCGTTGCGACAGCAGCTAATCAAGTAGAGGGTGCTTGGAATGAAGATGGCAAAGGACTTTCAATTGCTGATTGTGAACGTTATGATCCTAAAAAAGCTAAGGCAGGTTATAAAGTTGCAAATGATATAACCAGCTCTGAGATTCAAAAAGCTATTAAAGACAAGAAAAGCGATGGTTGGGGAAAGAGACACGGGGTCAATTTTTATCATACATACCCTGAAGATATAAAAAAACTTGCTGCTACTGGAATTAATACCTTTAGAACTTCAATTGCATGGAGTAGAATTTTTCCAAATGGTGATGATCCTGAACCTAATGAAAAAGGTCTAAAATTTTATGACAATTTATTTGATGAGCTACATAAATATAATATTGAGCCAATTATTACGCTGTCACATTATGAAATGCCATTAAATTTAGTTTTAAATTATGATGCTTGGTATGATCCAAAAGTCAGAGATTATTTTATGAGATTTGCGAAAATTGTTGTAGATCATTTTCATAAAAAAGTGAAATATTGGATTCCTATTAACGAAATTGATAGTATTTTGCGTCATCCGTTTTCTTCAGCGGGGTTAGTTAAAGATAGATTTCCAAATAAAAACTTTGAAAAAGTTATATACCAAGCAATGCATAATCAATTCGTTGCAGCTGCGTTAATTACAAAATATATTCATGAGAACTATACTGATCTAGTGGTTGGCTCGATGATTACTAGCACGATGGTTTATCCTTACAATAGCGATCCTCGAAATAGCCTAAAAAGTGTACAAGTAATGCGAGAAAGTTATAATTTTAGCGATATTCAAATTCGTGGTAACTATCCGTTAAATTTATTATCAAAACTCAAAAAACTTAATGTGAAGATAACGGAAAAAGAACTAAAAGTAATTAGAGATAATACGGCAGACTTTGTGGCATTTTCCTATTACTCTTCTATTTGTACTGCTTTTGATACTATTGGCTTAAAAATTACGAAAGCAAATAGAACTGAGGGAGTTTATAATAAATATTTACCGACTAGTGATTGGGGTTGGCAGATTGATCCAGTGGGATTAAGAATCATATTAATTAATTTATATGACCGCTATCAAAAACCTTTATTTATTGTAGAAAATGGATTAGGCGCAAAAGATAGTTTGACTGAAAGTGGAAAAGTTCATGATGATTATCGAATTGATTATTTGCGTAAGCATATTAGGCAAATGCTAATTTCTTTAGAAAATGATGGGATAGAGTTGATGGGATATTGTATGTGGGGAATGACGGATATGATTTCAGCATCAACTACCCAAATGTCCAAGCGATATGGCTTGATTTATGTTGATTTGGATGATTTAGGAAATGGAAGCTATCGACGTTACTTAAAGGACTCCTACTTTTGGTATCAAAAGTTGCTATCTTTTGGAGATAAAATTCCTAAAGATTATTTAGATAAATAA
- a CDS encoding PTS beta-glucoside transporter subunit IIBCA, translated as MSYEKMNKQIIAAVGGEDNIQSVVHCATRLRFVLKDESKADDAAAARIPGVLQVVKKAGQYQLVIGSTVEDVYNDLVKMINIENDDNYKSTPKEKKNIFDTVISVITGSIAPAIPLLAGAGMGKVLLLILTISGLLSDKSQTYQILNLIFDTGYFFMPAFIGFSAAKVFNTDQYLGAFMGLVTEHPIWTAMVAAKKPVEFLGMPVQLIKYSSTLITAIISVWIMSYIYKYVKKYTPNMVKIFMVPMLTMLITAPLIFLVIGPISNMISEGIGFISMWLFHNAGIVAIPILAAAYPWLVSIGIHKALSPISIQLVATQGFDPIIRVVALCSNMSQAAASLAVGMKSKNKELKSLALSSSATAYLGGITEPALFGVNLPLKKPMYGAMIGGAIAGVVASFMKIKAFIYVTPAFLSLPMWVSKTENFVIQAIIVIIVASVATFIATWVIGFDDPVDEKSEKNKQKEEFEQTHEKHDLKSPVKGTVEPLSEVNDETFASGVMGKGIAIVPSEGKIYAPDDGVVTATFDTGHAIGLHLDNDADVLIHIGIDTVQMNGDGFKQLVKKGDHVKAGQELVDFDIDKIKKAGYDPTVMMIVLNSKDFLEVLPVVNKKDEKKDVTTSSNVIVLA; from the coding sequence ATGAGTTATGAAAAGATGAACAAACAAATCATAGCCGCTGTTGGTGGAGAAGATAATATTCAATCAGTTGTCCACTGTGCAACAAGATTACGATTTGTTTTGAAAGACGAAAGTAAAGCAGATGATGCAGCCGCTGCAAGAATTCCGGGCGTTCTGCAAGTTGTAAAAAAGGCTGGACAATATCAATTAGTTATTGGAAGCACCGTAGAAGATGTTTACAACGATTTGGTTAAAATGATTAATATTGAAAATGACGATAATTATAAGTCTACGCCTAAAGAAAAGAAAAATATTTTCGATACTGTAATCAGTGTTATTACAGGATCCATTGCGCCAGCTATTCCATTACTTGCTGGTGCTGGTATGGGTAAAGTTTTACTTCTGATTTTAACAATTAGTGGCCTACTGTCAGATAAAAGTCAGACCTATCAAATTTTGAATTTAATTTTTGATACTGGATATTTCTTTATGCCAGCCTTTATTGGATTTTCTGCCGCTAAAGTATTCAATACTGATCAGTATTTGGGCGCTTTTATGGGCTTAGTAACTGAGCACCCAATTTGGACAGCAATGGTTGCAGCTAAAAAGCCAGTGGAGTTCTTAGGGATGCCGGTACAGTTGATCAAGTACTCTTCTACTTTAATTACTGCGATTATTTCTGTTTGGATTATGTCTTACATTTACAAGTATGTTAAGAAATATACTCCTAACATGGTTAAGATTTTTATGGTGCCAATGTTAACAATGTTAATTACGGCTCCACTAATCTTCCTAGTAATTGGGCCAATTTCTAACATGATTTCAGAAGGAATTGGATTTATTTCTATGTGGCTATTCCACAATGCGGGTATTGTGGCTATTCCGATCTTAGCAGCTGCATATCCATGGCTTGTTTCAATTGGTATTCACAAAGCTTTAAGTCCAATTAGTATTCAATTAGTAGCTACTCAAGGATTCGATCCAATTATTCGTGTAGTCGCATTATGTTCAAATATGTCTCAAGCAGCTGCTTCATTGGCTGTCGGTATGAAGAGTAAGAACAAAGAATTAAAGAGTTTAGCATTGTCATCAAGTGCTACTGCTTATTTAGGCGGAATTACAGAACCAGCATTGTTTGGTGTTAACTTACCATTAAAGAAACCTATGTATGGTGCAATGATTGGTGGTGCAATTGCTGGTGTTGTTGCAAGTTTTATGAAGATTAAAGCCTTTATTTACGTAACTCCTGCATTTTTAAGTTTGCCAATGTGGGTTTCTAAAACTGAAAATTTTGTCATTCAAGCTATTATTGTAATTATTGTTGCTAGTGTAGCTACATTTATAGCTACTTGGGTAATCGGATTTGATGATCCTGTGGACGAAAAGTCAGAAAAAAATAAGCAAAAAGAAGAATTTGAACAAACTCATGAAAAGCATGATTTAAAGAGCCCTGTAAAGGGAACTGTTGAACCACTTAGTGAGGTTAATGACGAAACTTTTGCTAGTGGAGTAATGGGTAAAGGAATTGCAATTGTTCCTAGTGAAGGTAAAATATACGCACCTGATGATGGGGTAGTTACAGCTACTTTTGATACTGGGCATGCAATTGGATTACATTTAGACAATGATGCAGATGTTTTAATTCATATTGGTATTGATACTGTTCAAATGAATGGTGATGGATTTAAACAATTAGTAAAAAAGGGGGACCATGTAAAAGCTGGACAAGAATTAGTTGATTTTGATATTGATAAAATTAAAAAAGCCGGCTATGATCCAACAGTTATGATGATTGTGTTGAATAGTAAAGATTTCTTAGAAGTATTGCCAGTTGTAAATAAAAAGGATGAGAAAAAAGATGTTACAACGAGTAGCAATGTCATTGTATTAGCTTAG
- a CDS encoding PRD domain-containing protein, translated as MKITRILNNSAVISENQDHEEIIALGKGIAYGKKVGDEFDKQKIYKIFTPLSDSQRKLLLETIHETDPIFFQISQKIVDRLKHEENIELADSVYITLTDHLATSVERAKKGLYLSNKFIWEVKNYYPKEYRYGLWALKLLDAQFDLNFPEDEAGFIAVHIISGELGNDISDFSKSVDFIKSITKIVRYYFHIDIDYQSLNYNRFAVHLKFFWKAMMYKKDQSSFGDLSREILNVIKNSDIEAYKCALKIKEYISEKYNYELNNEEIMYLAIHINKIVHGEEK; from the coding sequence ATGAAGATAACTAGAATTTTAAACAATAGCGCTGTGATTAGTGAAAACCAAGATCATGAAGAAATTATAGCTCTTGGTAAAGGTATTGCTTATGGTAAAAAAGTTGGGGATGAGTTTGATAAGCAGAAGATATATAAAATTTTTACGCCATTGTCTGATAGTCAAAGAAAGTTATTGCTAGAGACAATTCATGAGACAGATCCTATTTTCTTTCAAATTTCACAAAAAATTGTGGATAGGTTGAAACATGAAGAGAATATCGAATTAGCTGATAGTGTATATATTACTTTGACAGATCACCTTGCTACAAGTGTAGAAAGAGCGAAAAAGGGTTTGTATTTAAGTAATAAATTTATTTGGGAAGTTAAAAATTACTATCCCAAAGAATACAGATATGGTTTATGGGCTTTAAAGTTGTTAGATGCGCAATTTGATTTGAATTTTCCAGAAGATGAAGCAGGTTTTATTGCGGTACATATCATTAGTGGAGAGCTTGGGAATGATATCAGTGACTTTAGTAAATCTGTTGATTTTATAAAGTCAATTACTAAGATTGTTAGATACTATTTTCATATTGATATTGACTATCAATCCTTAAATTATAATCGTTTTGCCGTTCATTTGAAGTTCTTCTGGAAGGCAATGATGTATAAAAAAGATCAATCAAGCTTTGGAGACTTAAGTAGAGAAATTTTAAATGTAATAAAAAATAGTGATATTGAAGCTTATAAATGTGCTTTGAAGATAAAAGAGTATATTTCGGAAAAATACAATTATGAGTTAAACAATGAAGAAATTATGTATTTAGCTATACATATTAACAAGATCGTACACGGAGAAGAAAAATGA
- a CDS encoding ABC transporter ATP-binding protein translates to MSVIELKNVSKSYGQGSAKVDALKDVDFEAQKGEVVLIEGPSGAGKSTFLTIAGALQKPSDGEVFIGGKNVTNYSPKQADALRLDKIGFVLQAYNLVPYLTVKEQFVLVDKVKKSGNMSQEGLDNLLNELGIMQLINKYPKELSGGQQQRVAIARALYADPAIILADEPTASLDSEKVEEVGKLFKSLAKQKEKAIILVTHDLRLNKYSDKIYEMLDGHLSLKKG, encoded by the coding sequence ATGTCAGTAATTGAATTAAAAAATGTAAGTAAATCATATGGCCAAGGAAGTGCCAAAGTTGATGCCCTTAAAGATGTTGACTTTGAAGCTCAAAAAGGAGAAGTTGTCTTAATTGAAGGACCTTCTGGAGCTGGTAAAAGTACTTTCTTAACTATTGCGGGAGCCCTTCAAAAACCCAGTGATGGTGAAGTTTTCATTGGTGGAAAAAATGTTACTAATTATTCACCTAAGCAAGCCGATGCGTTAAGATTGGATAAAATTGGCTTTGTACTTCAGGCTTATAATTTAGTGCCATATTTGACTGTTAAAGAGCAGTTCGTTTTAGTAGATAAAGTTAAAAAGAGTGGCAATATGAGCCAAGAAGGATTAGATAATTTATTAAATGAATTAGGAATTATGCAGTTAATAAATAAATATCCTAAAGAATTATCTGGTGGCCAGCAGCAGAGAGTTGCAATCGCAAGAGCTTTATATGCGGATCCAGCAATTATTTTGGCAGATGAGCCAACTGCTTCCTTAGATAGTGAAAAAGTTGAAGAGGTAGGTAAACTATTTAAGTCTTTAGCTAAGCAAAAAGAAAAAGCAATTATCTTAGTTACTCATGACTTAAGGCTTAATAAGTATTCTGATAAAATCTATGAAATGTTAGATGGACATTTGAGTTTGAAAAAAGGATAA
- a CDS encoding ABC transporter permease, with protein MFLALKEIKYEKLRYGLITLMIFLISYLIFMLSSLAVGLASQNTQAVNSWQTQSVVLNDNANVSLSQSLLTKADLKDFKKTNNDSFIGLVPIVIKEKKHQTISAQFIGLKKDEYIYKDLDIVSGRKAKHNDEIAVDQILWDRGYRLGDKVTLNGSDQKYKIVGFLKNAKINIAPIAYGTMATWRKLRPMAPNIEASGIISKKNLDFKAKNVKSYDKQTFINKLPGYTAQNSTFELMIGFLFVISLIIIAVFLYILTMQKMPNYAVLRAQGIPSKTLIGATLSQSLILVILGTVLAYILMLITVSVMPATVPINFAPWIMISTFAGMILMGIIGGLIPIKSILKVDPSKAV; from the coding sequence ATGTTTTTAGCTCTAAAAGAAATAAAATACGAAAAATTGCGTTATGGCTTAATTACTTTAATGATTTTTTTGATTTCATATTTAATTTTTATGCTTTCATCGCTAGCAGTTGGCTTAGCTTCGCAAAATACGCAGGCCGTCAATAGTTGGCAAACACAATCGGTTGTGTTGAATGATAATGCTAATGTAAGTTTGAGTCAGTCGCTTCTTACTAAGGCAGACTTGAAAGATTTTAAAAAGACTAATAATGATAGTTTCATTGGCTTAGTACCTATTGTGATTAAAGAAAAGAAACATCAGACAATTTCTGCACAATTTATCGGTTTAAAGAAAGACGAATACATATATAAAGATCTAGACATTGTTTCTGGTCGAAAAGCTAAGCATAATGACGAAATAGCTGTTGATCAAATTCTTTGGGATCGTGGTTATCGCTTGGGTGATAAAGTTACATTAAATGGGAGTGATCAAAAGTATAAAATTGTTGGTTTCTTAAAGAATGCCAAAATCAATATTGCTCCAATTGCTTATGGTACGATGGCAACTTGGAGAAAATTACGCCCAATGGCCCCAAATATTGAAGCTTCTGGAATTATTTCTAAAAAGAACTTAGATTTCAAAGCTAAAAATGTTAAATCTTATGATAAGCAAACCTTTATTAATAAGTTGCCTGGCTATACTGCTCAAAATTCAACTTTTGAATTAATGATTGGTTTCTTATTCGTAATTTCATTAATTATTATTGCGGTATTTTTATACATTTTAACAATGCAAAAGATGCCGAATTACGCAGTTTTAAGAGCACAAGGGATTCCAAGTAAGACTTTAATTGGCGCAACGTTAAGTCAATCGCTTATTTTGGTAATTTTAGGTACGGTTTTAGCATATATTTTGATGCTTATTACAGTTAGCGTGATGCCTGCTACTGTGCCAATTAATTTTGCACCATGGATTATGATCTCGACTTTTGCTGGGATGATTTTAATGGGAATAATCGGTGGTTTGATTCCAATTAAATCAATTCTTAAAGTTGACCCTTCAAAGGCTGTTTAA
- a CDS encoding TetR/AcrR family transcriptional regulator, whose product MVSETFRNLSDEKKEKIAKALLKEFSTYPLAKAQVARIVKDAGIARGAFYKYFGDLKDAYGYLYSLAMKEVHMGPPTRLKEFDPEFFYKMTVDFINQTENSIYFDLIKLHLSQNQAFIGEDEKQKDAFLNLNSQVWAAMVLTHEAIDLALFDKKNKAKILKRYHESLCLLQRK is encoded by the coding sequence ATGGTTAGCGAAACATTTAGAAATCTATCGGATGAAAAGAAAGAAAAAATTGCAAAGGCACTCTTGAAAGAATTTAGTACTTATCCCTTGGCTAAGGCTCAAGTTGCGCGAATTGTAAAGGATGCAGGTATTGCTAGGGGAGCATTTTATAAATATTTTGGAGACTTAAAAGATGCGTATGGTTATCTTTATAGTTTAGCAATGAAAGAGGTCCATATGGGACCTCCAACAAGGCTAAAAGAATTTGATCCAGAATTTTTTTATAAGATGACTGTTGATTTTATTAATCAGACAGAAAATAGTATTTATTTTGATCTGATTAAACTGCATCTTAGTCAAAACCAGGCTTTTATCGGAGAAGATGAGAAGCAAAAAGATGCTTTTCTAAATTTAAACTCTCAAGTTTGGGCTGCGATGGTTTTAACTCATGAAGCAATCGATCTAGCCTTGTTTGATAAAAAGAATAAAGCTAAGATCCTTAAACGTTACCATGAAAGTTTATGTTTGTTGCAAAGAAAGTAG
- a CDS encoding histidine phosphatase family protein has product MRVVILRHGTTELNKQGMIQGSSVDPDLSKEGRAYAEKAARNFDPSQFDAVYASPLKRAQETARIFVGDKTPIKTDKRIEELNYGSWDGKSSFEYRKKYPDAFNKKGLITDNIYKYASNVEKREDFRRRIASFFDDLYQKHANDTVLVVCHGVVSRMICAHFLTNGDIKHFDQMQNCGLAELDINQEFGTLVYYNRVLA; this is encoded by the coding sequence ATGAGAGTAGTAATTTTACGTCACGGAACTACTGAATTAAACAAGCAAGGAATGATTCAGGGATCAAGCGTTGATCCTGATCTGAGTAAAGAAGGCCGTGCTTATGCAGAAAAAGCAGCTCGAAATTTTGATCCTAGTCAATTTGATGCAGTCTATGCTAGCCCTTTAAAAAGAGCACAAGAAACTGCGAGAATTTTTGTAGGTGATAAAACGCCAATCAAAACCGATAAGCGAATTGAAGAATTAAATTATGGTTCTTGGGATGGAAAATCTTCTTTTGAATATCGGAAGAAGTATCCAGATGCTTTTAATAAAAAAGGTCTAATTACCGATAATATTTATAAGTATGCTTCAAATGTTGAAAAACGAGAAGATTTTAGACGAAGAATTGCATCGTTCTTTGATGATTTGTATCAAAAACATGCAAATGACACAGTTTTAGTCGTCTGTCATGGCGTGGTAAGTAGAATGATTTGCGCCCATTTTTTAACTAATGGCGATATTAAGCACTTTGATCAAATGCAAAATTGTGGACTAGCAGAATTAGATATTAATCAAGAATTTGGTACTTTGGTCTACTATAATCGAGTTTTAGCATAA
- a CDS encoding histidine phosphatase family protein, whose amino-acid sequence MDLLLVRHGISEHNTSDVISGGTSNPNLSQAGVKQVEEISKIIDNNKIDQVYASPLIRAKRTAQILTDFQKDIITDDRLKEMDFGSWEGQHAEGLKVKYPDAFDDLGTINSKYTKYAKDGETFEQVADRVEDFLAEIQPNSNDKTIMVVCHGFVIRSLIARWFKLKIEDVMTVRNVSFTELHFEKDDVERPRLMTFNRTEPLYYGTKR is encoded by the coding sequence ATGGATTTGTTATTAGTAAGACATGGAATTAGTGAGCACAATACTTCAGATGTAATCTCCGGCGGTACTAGTAACCCTAACTTAAGCCAAGCTGGTGTTAAGCAAGTAGAAGAAATAAGTAAAATAATTGATAATAATAAAATTGATCAAGTCTATGCTAGTCCCTTAATTCGTGCTAAAAGAACGGCGCAAATTTTAACTGATTTTCAAAAAGATATTATTACTGATGACCGTCTTAAAGAAATGGATTTTGGTTCATGGGAAGGTCAACATGCGGAAGGATTGAAGGTGAAATATCCCGACGCATTCGATGATTTAGGGACTATTAATAGCAAATATACAAAATATGCTAAAGATGGCGAAACTTTTGAGCAAGTGGCTGATCGAGTTGAAGATTTTTTAGCTGAAATTCAACCAAATTCTAATGACAAAACGATTATGGTTGTCTGTCACGGATTTGTAATTAGGAGTTTAATAGCTAGATGGTTTAAACTAAAAATTGAAGATGTAATGACGGTCAGAAATGTTAGTTTTACTGAACTTCATTTTGAAAAAGATGATGTTGAGCGACCACGGTTGATGACATTTAATCGGACGGAGCCTTTATATTACGGAACTAAGAGGTAA
- a CDS encoding alpha/beta hydrolase: protein MATITIERDGLNLVGTREEPFGEIYDMAIIFHGFTANRNTPLLKEIADELRDENIASVRFDFNGHGDSDGKFENMTVLNEIEDANAILNYVKTDPHVRNIYLVGHSQGGVVASMLAGLYPDIIKKVVLLAPAATLKTDALNGSTQGVKYNPDHIPDRLPFKDLTLGGFYLRIAQQLPIYEVSVHFTRPVCLIHGANDTVVSPDASKKYDQVYENSTLHLVEGADHSFTDTYQKTAADLTAEFLQDNNTF from the coding sequence ATGGCAACAATTACAATTGAGCGCGATGGCTTAAACTTGGTTGGAACTCGTGAAGAACCTTTTGGTGAAATTTATGATATGGCAATTATTTTTCACGGTTTCACTGCTAACCGTAATACACCTCTTCTAAAAGAAATTGCTGATGAACTACGTGATGAAAATATTGCTAGTGTTCGTTTTGACTTTAACGGTCATGGTGATTCTGATGGAAAATTCGAAAACATGACTGTTCTAAATGAAATCGAAGATGCTAATGCGATTTTAAATTACGTTAAAACTGATCCACATGTACGTAATATTTATTTGGTAGGACATTCTCAAGGCGGTGTTGTTGCTTCAATGCTTGCTGGGCTCTATCCAGATATTATTAAAAAAGTAGTTCTTCTAGCTCCAGCTGCCACCTTAAAAACTGATGCTCTCAACGGGAGTACGCAAGGGGTTAAATACAATCCAGACCATATTCCGGACCGCTTGCCATTTAAGGATCTAACATTAGGCGGTTTTTACTTACGTATTGCACAACAATTACCTATTTACGAAGTATCAGTTCACTTTACTAGACCTGTCTGCTTGATACATGGTGCAAATGACACAGTTGTCTCCCCCGATGCCTCAAAAAAATACGATCAAGTTTATGAAAATAGTACTCTTCACTTAGTTGAAGGTGCGGACCACAGCTTTACTGATACTTACCAAAAAACTGCAGCTGATCTAACAGCAGAATTTTTACAAGATAATAATACTTTTTAA
- a CDS encoding DUF975 family protein, giving the protein MKRSELKANAREQLRGNWLWAVGLCLVGAIMASLTSSFSIGILGGMVLYGVTYTFLALADGKKIENIFSAMFSGFTSRKFLPTLLTSLLVDIFISLWTILLIIPGIVKGYSYSMAPYIVKDLAEAGKDIAPTEAINKSRKLMDGHKVELFLLDLSFIGWAILATIPLGLGWLWLTPYYQATKANYYRQLAGDQFKKTIEA; this is encoded by the coding sequence ATGAAAAGATCAGAATTAAAAGCAAATGCGAGAGAGCAATTACGTGGTAATTGGCTCTGGGCGGTCGGTTTATGTTTAGTTGGTGCAATTATGGCTAGTTTGACTAGTTCTTTTAGTATTGGAATCTTAGGCGGAATGGTTTTATATGGTGTTACTTATACATTTTTAGCCTTGGCAGATGGTAAAAAAATTGAAAATATTTTTAGTGCTATGTTCTCTGGATTTACTAGTCGTAAGTTTTTGCCAACGTTATTAACATCTTTGCTCGTTGATATTTTTATTTCCTTGTGGACAATTCTTCTAATTATCCCAGGAATTGTTAAGGGATATTCTTATTCCATGGCACCTTACATTGTTAAGGATCTGGCTGAAGCTGGCAAAGATATTGCGCCAACTGAAGCAATTAACAAAAGTCGTAAGTTAATGGATGGTCATAAAGTCGAGTTATTCTTATTAGATTTAAGTTTTATTGGCTGGGCAATTTTAGCTACTATTCCGTTGGGCTTAGGCTGGCTCTGGCTTACACCTTATTATCAAGCAACTAAAGCAAATTACTACCGTCAATTAGCTGGTGATCAGTTCAAAAAGACTATTGAAGCATAA